The following coding sequences lie in one Lolium perenne isolate Kyuss_39 chromosome 2, Kyuss_2.0, whole genome shotgun sequence genomic window:
- the LOC127322814 gene encoding protein EGG APPARATUS-1: MDAFKQKAKDMFTTRDGALGAAALVAGAVGAYFFWPAAVAVGATMKAPGAAGFLISKAAFLANPQLYFQILRTAGAAAAAAAFAL; the protein is encoded by the coding sequence ATGGACGCGTTCAAGCAGAAGGCCAAGGACATGTTCACCACACGCGATGGCGCGCTGGGAGCCGCGGCGCTGGTTGCCGGCGCCGTGGGCGCCTACTTCTTCTGGCCTGCCGCTGTGGCCGTCGGCGCCACGATGAAGGCGCCCGGCGCAGCCGGCTTTCTCATCTCTAAGGCCGCGTTCCTCGCCAACCCGCAGCTGTATTTTCAGATCCTGCGTACTGCCGGCGCCgccgcggcggctgccgccttcgCTCTGTAG